From one Dysidea avara chromosome 9, odDysAvar1.4, whole genome shotgun sequence genomic stretch:
- the LOC136265602 gene encoding cytochrome c oxidase subunit NDUFA4-like, with amino-acid sequence MSSSMVRKVLQQMGNHRELIPLFAIISGGCLLAGTALIRNALVHPEVSIDRHSNPHPFRNYSANSDKCFKVFQGVDYNKKIRENPPEY; translated from the exons ATGTCGTCGTCTATGGTGCGCAAGGTCCTCCAGCAGATGGGGAATCACAGGGAA CTGATCCCATTGTTTGCTATCATATCTGGTGGCTGCTTGCTAGCTGGAACTGCCCTCATTAGAAATGCATTGGTACATCCGGAAGTGAG TATTGATCGCCACTCTAATCCACATCCATTCCGAAACTACAGTGCCAACTCTGATAAATGTTTTAAG GTATTTCAGGGTGTGGATTACAACAAGAAGATCCGGGAGAATCCTCCAGAGTATTAG
- the LOC136265603 gene encoding cytochrome c oxidase subunit NDUFA4-like has translation MAFLSNIVRQMRRSPEVIPLVAIVSAGCVMGISALVRISVVHPEISFDRHSNPHPFLKHDADSNKCFKVFAVVDYGKKINENPPKY, from the exons ATGGCGTTCTTGAGTAACATCGTCCGCCAGATGAGACGAAGCCCAGAA GTTATTCCATTGGTTGCTATTGTATCAGCTGGCTGTGTGATGGGAATCAGTGCTCTTGTGAGAATATCAGTGGTGCACCCTGAAATCAG tttTGATCGGCATTCCAACCCACACCCATTTTTGAAACATGATGCTGACTCAAACAAATGTTTTAAG GTATTTGCAGTTGTGGATTACGGCAAGAAGATTAACGAGAATCCTCCAAAGTATTAG